The genomic window GCATTATTGTCTTATTTCGTATTATATAGCACAATTTATCGAAAAGCAAGTGCGAAATAATATGAAACAACACATAAAGAAAAGGGATGGTTATGACTTATTTATATTTACTGCTTACTTTAGCAATTGGAACACTGGCGGGACTCCTCATTAACAAACTAAAGGTTCCCGGAGGGTTATTGGTCGGGGCCATTGCCGGAGCGGCATTATTAAACATCTGTTTTGACGCTGCGTATATGCCAAACCAGACAAAGTTATTGGTGCAAATAATTGCCGGTGCTTTCATTGGATGTTCTATGGAAAAGAGTGACGTGAAAAGACTTCCTAACATTATTAAACCGACCATTATTATGATTTCAGCACTGCTTGTCTTGAATTTGGTAGCGGGTGTGCTAATTCATTTGTCGAGCCCTTTAGATTTAGTTACATCCTTTATGTCCGTTGTTCCCGGTGGAATCAGCGATACGCCAATTATTGCCGCTGTCATGGGCGCGGATGGTTCAAAGGTCGCTGTCATGCAGATTGTACGTCAAGTACTGGGGATTGGGGTCTTTCCTCTATTGATCAGTACTTATGACAATAGAAGGAAAAAAACAGAAGAATTCGGTTTTAGAGAAGCCTATAAGGAAAAACGGCAAAAATCTAAAACAAAATCCTGGACAGCTTTAGTTTGCACATTGATTGTGGCTGCAATCTTTGGGTTGATAGGGAACAAGACAGGCATACCGGCAGGCGCTTTTGTCTTTTCAATTTTATCCGTGCTCATTTTGAAGCTCCGTTATGATTTTGCCTACATGCCCAAATGGTTAAAGAAATTTGCCCAGATTCTTAGCGGTTGTTATTTAGGCAGCACCATTGTTATGTCTGATGTGCTGGAGCTTCGATTTCTTTTGGTTCCGCTTTTCATCATTATAATTGGTTATATGGCAAATTGCTTTATTACAGGTTTCATACTGAGTAAGACCTGTGGTTTCACACGAAAAGAAGCAATGCTTATTACAACGCCTGCGGGTGCTTCAGACATGGCTCTAATTTCTTCAGATATGGGCGTGGAGAATACGGATGTCATCATCTTACAGATTCTTCGCGCAGTTATTGTTATGACATTCTTCCCGCAAATTATTAACTTGATCCTGTATTTTGTCGGTGGATAATTGGCGGATAAGAAGTAATTTTTTAAGATCAGGAGGGTTACGGTATGTCTATTAAAATCGCAATTAATGGTTTTGGGCGGATGGGAA from Dehalobacter sp. includes these protein-coding regions:
- a CDS encoding AbrB family transcriptional regulator; this encodes MTYLYLLLTLAIGTLAGLLINKLKVPGGLLVGAIAGAALLNICFDAAYMPNQTKLLVQIIAGAFIGCSMEKSDVKRLPNIIKPTIIMISALLVLNLVAGVLIHLSSPLDLVTSFMSVVPGGISDTPIIAAVMGADGSKVAVMQIVRQVLGIGVFPLLISTYDNRRKKTEEFGFREAYKEKRQKSKTKSWTALVCTLIVAAIFGLIGNKTGIPAGAFVFSILSVLILKLRYDFAYMPKWLKKFAQILSGCYLGSTIVMSDVLELRFLLVPLFIIIIGYMANCFITGFILSKTCGFTRKEAMLITTPAGASDMALISSDMGVENTDVIILQILRAVIVMTFFPQIINLILYFVGG